DNA sequence from the Vicia villosa cultivar HV-30 ecotype Madison, WI linkage group LG3, Vvil1.0, whole genome shotgun sequence genome:
AATTGTGTAGTGCAGAGATACACCCACATTATTTTGGAAGCGCATATCTGAAAACACCCAAAAATAagtattttcggagatgtatctccaaaataattgaaaatgtgaAAATGAGTGATTTCGAAAATACATATCCGTAATCTAAGaatattttggggttttcagtGGGTCTTCACTCTATGGGGTCTATACTAtggggtctataaagaaattgtctaaaTTTTTCTTATTAAAATGGGCTTAATTAACAATCACAATGCTGAAAAGCCCAAAAACGAAACAAAACCTTCTGGATTGTTAACCGTCCAAGAAAACCGTCAAAAAGAACCGACCACCGAAAAAAGCACGATTGTGAAAAGCTCAAAATCACTTAAACCTCGTTTGAATTTCTCTCCATCATCGTTATCAAAGTGAAAAATGTTAGAGTTTGTTTGCGTGTAACAAACTGAGAGGTTTTGCACCGTGCGCATGATAGCCTCAACGTAACACCGTTGCTGCTGTAAAACGGTTTTGGAGTAATGGAGCCTGTATTGGACCAGTTCAAAGCTTTTGCTAAATCCGGTCATGATTTTTTCGACGGTGTTTTCCGTCGCCGTAATCCGGTATTGTTTCATCTTTTCACTCTTTTTCACTCTCCTTTGTTATGTTAATTTTCTAGGTTTTGATTAATATAGTAATTGATTTTGGAAGTTAAAATGATTTTACGTGAATTTGAATTAGAtagaataattattatttttattattggtaATAGTTTTATGGTGAGTTTTTAAGGATTGGTCTTGTTTGAATtacagtaaaataatttttaagtatATAAAGAAATGCAAGtatgatttttaaattttcatagGTTTTCTATTAGCAAGATTTTAAAAAACAGTTCGAGACTGCGAAAATGGCTGTGATAAAATGGTATTGACAGGTGCCGTTACCATTTTTATGTTAAAGAACAAATTCACACTGTGAGGACAGCAGTCAGTGTCAGCACCTGTACCAATCGAAATCTCAAAAGCCTTTACGCGATCGTAACATGAATGCGGCCGTTATTTAAAACCTTGCTTATGAGTTTTACTCACCGATAGCTAAAATTTTCAATATAGTTCTGATTTTGGGGCAATATTGATTTTGAGAGTAAGTAAAAATTTCAATATTAGTTCTTGTTTTGGGACAATGTTGACTTTGAGAGTAAGTATTAGTTCTTATTTTGGGACAATGTTGATTGTGAGAGTAATTATTTGTTCTTATTTTGGGACAATGTTGATTTTAAGAGTAAGTAAAAATTTcaatattagttattattatggCAGAAGTTGATCTATGTAACTGATCTCACTTAGTGAGTTACGGTTTGGTTGTTCTTGTTGGTTTTGAGAGAAAAACGACAAAGATTTTGCTTTCAAAGAGTTGCATGTATGATAAGAGAGGAAAGTGTGAAATAGAAGGGAAAAGTGAAAACTCATTTGAAATTAAATGTGAGCAATTAATACAAATTGTTTTTTTCATGCCAATGAATATGATCCATTACCATGTATGTTCGTGCGTGCTCGTGTGTCAAAGGATACTTGGTTCTTTTGTGTTTCGTTGTGATGTGGTTTTGACATTCGTGTTTGCAATCATTATTTCAGTTTGAAATCCTGAAACGTTTACAAAGAGAAGCTTTCTCTGATCTTATGAAACTCAGAGACAGACAAGAAAAGGTTGAGAGGATGCTTTCCTTCTATAAATCATCAAAAGGAGGTCCTTTTCAGGAATCCAGTACCCATGTAAGAGGACAGATGGATTTCACAGGAGCTTTATTAATCATGGGAAACTTTAATCAGCAGAACTTAGATATCATAAACAGGGCTGGAATAAAAACAGGCATTGATTCAAGGTTTGTTTTTGAAACCACCATCGGTAAAGACAATGCTCTAGCTGCAGAGTTTGTGGCCAGTCGGAAAGGAAAGGAATATCATGACGATGTCTTTGAAATGCCACTTTCACTAGCGAAACTAAGCTATACGACAAATGTCAATGATTGGTTATCTCTTACGGCTGTACCAGTGGGTGCTCAATGCAGAGATGTTGCAGTTGGTTCAAATTCTTTTGATCAGGTACTATTTAGTTGTATATGCTTATCTTGATGTCTTCAGTTTCGTATTCGGTACTCCCTTAAAAATGGCGGCTAAAAAATCGCGTATGTGTTTTTCGCATAAATTGTTATATAAAACCCTTCCATGAAATCCAGCTAGTAGTTACAAAATACTGATTTGATGTCTGTGCCCATTTCAGACAGGAAAAGGCCTCACGGATTTCTCTTCTTTTGGTCCGCCTCTTCTGAATCTACGTAGTGGTAGTGCCATTGGCATAGCTGCGAGAAAGTCATGTTTTATCGCTTCATTGGCTCAATTTGTATCTGGACTGGGAATACCTTTTGATTCTAATACACTGGGTAATAGTTACAGCACATTCGTACAGCTTGTGTGTCAACTTCCTAGAGGAACAAAGCTGTCTGTTCTCGGTAATCACCAACTTCCTTTTGTATCAAAGCAGCTTAGAAAATTCGGAGCTTTTACAATTCCATTAGTCTTGTCCAACCAACATGAAGCATCTGAGACAGAACATGAAGCATCATCATACTTTGGAACACGGGCACAAGTCTCAGGTGGTTCTACTGCTATAATGCTGGAGTCTGATCTTGATGGCTTTACAAAACTCGGAGGTTGGGTTGAGATGAACGCGCTAAATCCCAAATCTGCACAATGGGCCATAACATTATCCGATGTTTCTGAAGATTCGTTTGGCTGGGGAATGAGTCTGGGCGGAATAGGTGCCGATCATTTTCAGGCTGAATCCTATCTGAAATTCAACATGGGTGATAAATTTTGCTTGAAGCCGGGTCTTGCATTTGCAACAGATGGAGAATCAAGAATAGGTGCTATAATGCTTCGGTCTAATTGGTCCTTATAATGATTTTCTTCTGCTGAATACTTGTTTGGTTTTTCCTTGGGAAAACCTCAAAACATAAATTTGGGATTCTGAAGAAAATCCAAACATGCATTAATACTATGATCTTTTCAATTTGATCGGATTCTCATTATTTTTCCTAAGGTATATATAGAACTAATCATTTTTTGTCATTAGCATCGcttgattcaatacatatatgattttcaacatttttttttttttcattttcatttttgtgattttatgttgtttttctgtttgacttgatgagtgtttggttctcattaggttttaaaaacttttttactTTTTGCAAATATACCATATTTTATTTGTAATCTTTTTTACTTTCCGCCAAAATCTCTAACGCATCCCTCACCATCTGCACCGCCGTAAAAAATGTACCAGCTATCAGAAGGTGAAATAGGGCACTAAGATTATCTAGAGTCACCGTGATCTTTCCGAATGGAAGATGGAAGGATGATGTCTCTGGGTGCCATCTCTGTACAAAAGATGATAATAGAGGAGCATCCAACATCGTTAGGGAGCATCCAACAAAGTCCAACAAATGGAACTCCCGAACGATCCTCGCCGCCTCCTCAGGCATCGGTCCCTCGgggaagttcttcaacttcgaCCCGTGAGAAGTGAGCTTCAGAACTCGACGCTCCGGtaacaaaaaaatacaattaaaaaaatacaattaaaacacaataGTATAAATCAAATTGCTTAATAAAAAATTAAGCAATGTTACATACCTCGCCCTGCCATATCCTAAAAGCGACATGGTCAGCATAGCCTATCAAAATGGACCTGTCAGAAGATCCTCTTAGAAAAGCCTCATATGTGTGTACTGATGGCTCTATAGATGCAACTGTGGTGGTGTTCGTATCATGCACCACCACCTCCTCAGTAACCCCTCCATCAGCCACAGTCACCCGCTCCTCAACCACCATTCCCTCATCAGTAACATGTACCTCCGGCTCAACCCTAGCAACCACCGACTCAACCCTACTAACATCCTTCCTAACATCCTCACGAATAACATCCCAAACCCAAGCAACAACCTCAACCCTATCATCCTGACCAACCTCATCCTGCCCGTCCACAGCAGTGGAAGCTCTACCACCCGTGCGCTGAGTTGCACGGAACCCCATACCCGCTTGCGCCTCCTCATCCCTCCATTTCCGATTAGAACCGATAGGAGCAACGCGCCTAGCACGTAAGACTGACGTACCAACCTCATCAGCATCAGCCCGAGCATGAGCCTCGGCTCTATCGATGGCCCGACCCGCAACTGTACCATCCCTGCCTCTAGTCCTCactggaaaaaaaataaaaatataagaaaactataattttaaaaaaaaaaactacctaaaatttcaaatattttaaaatttccggtacTTGACAAAAATCccgaaatttcaaaatttccggtatttttaaaaatttataaagataccggaaattttgaaatttcaggtACAAAATACCGTAAATTTCAAAATTGCTAGTACGAAATACCGAAAATTGTTAAATTTCCGgtaaaaattaccaaaaatttcataaaaataccGGAAACTTAATTGTTTTCGCAGAATTTCCGGTACACTACTCAAATTTCCGGTATCGCCCAAAATTTGAAAAATCCGGTGCTCTCCGCGGATTTCTAAAAATGGAATAAATGATTTTGGTTGGATATTTTGGTCTTTTCAATCCTTTGGGGGGCGGGGGTGTTAGGGTTAATTTTTGGGGTGGCAAGTAGAATTCTCTAAAAGATGTTACCAACATTTACTTTTGTTGTTGTAATAAGGGAACGACAAATTTGTGAGGTGAAGGAAGAGTCTTTTGGTGCGGTGCAATGTTAGTAATTTAATGTTTAAGATAGTGATGTTAAAAAGGAGTAATTTGTAAGAGTGAGAATGAGATAATATatatggaggtcaatcctaaatCGTTGATCCCCTTCTAATATTTTCTCTATTTTGGACTATAGATCTCCTTTATTCACTTGTCTATAAAAGCGGTCTTTTAACACGATTTTTCTTTTTGCTTCATTGTAAAAAAAGCCTTGCATTTCTTTCTTTAATAATTATCTTCCTTCAAGCTCAGGTGACATTCCTAGTGATCTCTCACCATTTTTCCTTCCTCTTTTGTCTTTCAACTTGAGCAATATTTCCAAGTCTAAAAATTCTCATATGTCTTGTTTGTCTCCAACTTTGTAGTTTCTTTGAGCcaacatttatatttttttgtcaaTATTGTTGTTCCCATTTCTTACTTAGTTATGGCCTACTTAGAAAACCTGAATATTGTTGGAATTaaactcaaacctttgagtaattccttatcacAATACATTGGAAATGAAAGAAGGGAATTTGGGGAGATAGATGAATTAgggtttatgaaaataaaatggaagaagatgattttCTACTAAGTTTCTCTctacccacaaactgtggaagttttttattcacttgcaactgaaAATTTTGTGAATTCTCAACTTATTACAAAATAGGgcttactccctctatttatagttttaggttttctttctccctaagccaaataccaaaacataaaagcccaaaatacctattttagatGCAAGTCGGAATACTATGTGAAGCTAACTGCTTCGACACTTTGACAATTACATACAACTCAGCAGACTAAGCTTTTCGACACGCCTTGTGTTAAGCAATATCCTGCTtcaacacaaggaattacaatttaacaaATATGACGTTTATGGATTTATCAAGTGGGGACAATATAAGTGATGTTTCTTTGTGTACTAGGGTGGATGATGCTAAGAAGTTGAACGTGGTACCTTTAGCGGTGAGACCTCCTTCCGTGAACTTTTATAGAAAGTAACAATAATTTTGACTCTATAGGggatttttgatgatgataacaaCGGGTCTAGGGGTCCTCAAGATAAGGAGGACCCGGAGGTACCCAAAGTGGAAGATGGGGGAACAAACCTGTTTAGGCTTCATATTAGGGAGGTTAGATGTTGTTTTGCTTTCCCTGAAATACCCATGTTAAATCCATAGATAGTTGGGGAGTATCAGATGATTTGAGGGCCTGCACTTTCATTTAAGCTCTTAAGACCTTGAATAGTCGGGAACCTAATGATGATGTGGTTAGGACGTATCTTGAATCTCGAGAATGTTCCAAAATTTATTATTGCGACTTTTTGCTTGTTAATAGTGAGGAGAAAATGGTTCGGAGGGGACAACGAAATCTCTAGCTTTCTATTAATGCACATTGGTATCCATGGGTGGAAATGGATGTTATAGCTTTATAGGGACGACTTATGTATGTTATGAGGCACGTTAGATGGAGAATGCCTATGTTTATTCATATTTTGATTAGTCAATTTCTCATATAGAGTCTGACAAGAGATTATTCGACCGCTTTGACGAATGCTTATTTTCCTGTCACGAGTGCTTGTTCTCAAGAATGAAACTTAGACTCATTTCCAACGAGTTCTAAGTGGGGTTcctaaattatttaagaattgaTCCATCACAATTTCACCCGACGAGTTAGGCGTATATGAAGTTATTTCAGCAGGGCCGTGTTTGAGGCTGTGCAAGGCGGGCTAACgtcactacaacaaataatatatttcatgacgAAACATTTCACCTCACCCAACAAAAATCCGAAGTGTAAACCATAGACACgtcacattttaattttttttttaaaataccacATATTCTCTCGGTTTTGCTTGAAACCAAGGGGAAAAGTATTTAGAGGACGCGTCTTTGAA
Encoded proteins:
- the LOC131654899 gene encoding uncharacterized protein LOC131654899, whose product is MEPVLDQFKAFAKSGHDFFDGVFRRRNPFEILKRLQREAFSDLMKLRDRQEKVERMLSFYKSSKGGPFQESSTHVRGQMDFTGALLIMGNFNQQNLDIINRAGIKTGIDSRFVFETTIGKDNALAAEFVASRKGKEYHDDVFEMPLSLAKLSYTTNVNDWLSLTAVPVGAQCRDVAVGSNSFDQTGKGLTDFSSFGPPLLNLRSGSAIGIAARKSCFIASLAQFVSGLGIPFDSNTLGNSYSTFVQLVCQLPRGTKLSVLGNHQLPFVSKQLRKFGAFTIPLVLSNQHEASETEHEASSYFGTRAQVSGGSTAIMLESDLDGFTKLGGWVEMNALNPKSAQWAITLSDVSEDSFGWGMSLGGIGADHFQAESYLKFNMGDKFCLKPGLAFATDGESRIGAIMLRSNWSL